ACTCCCTTAGGTAATTTATACGCCATATTTGCAAATTCCTTTGAGGCCAAAATATCTACCCCTAGTTCATTACATAAAGAAACAATACGAGCAGTAGTATTAAGCACATCTCCCGAAAATGCAATTTCGCGTTTAATCTGGCCGATTTCTCCTACCATTACCGAACCAAAATGATAACCTGCCTTAAATTCGGGTTTTACACCATATTTCTTCTGGTATCTGCGTTTTTTGAACTTAATAATTTGTTTCATGCTGTAAAAGCAGAGCAGTGCATTCCCGTTTTTTAATCCCGATTTCATTTTCCAGGAAACTACAATTTCATCGCCTACATACTGATATACTTCTCCTTGAGTTTGAACAATGGCGGGAGCTATATCCCTGAAGAAATCTTTCAGAAAATTAAAATATTTTTCTTCCCCCAAATCTTCCGCTATTCCGGTGGCGTTTTTAATATCGGCAAACATAAAGATCCGGCGTTCGTTTTTTGGCATAAAATAGCGTCCCATCAAGTAATCCGGAAACACCCCGGGCCCATACTTATCGTTTACAATTAAAACAATAAGTGTGACGATTACCACAACAAGCCAAACGATGAAATTTTTAATAAACAGCCAGGTGCCAAAGAAAATTTGTACTTGATACACCACATCGGTATGATAAAAAGGAAGTGAAAGCTCCTCACTATAAAAATACAACGCCCCAAACGTACTCACCAGCAACGCAGCTACGCA
This genomic stretch from Ulvibacter sp. MAR_2010_11 harbors:
- a CDS encoding adenylate/guanylate cyclase domain-containing protein, with translation MWFYTRRAFWILIAWVIIANALFFYEYFTLISHNVLSSSFDFNQAFIANLIVAVSAGLIGGIVTVNLMERWLRKNAFWKALVYITIAYCVAALLVSTFGALYFYSEELSLPFYHTDVVYQVQIFFGTWLFIKNFIVWLVVVIVTLIVLIVNDKYGPGVFPDYLMGRYFMPKNERRIFMFADIKNATGIAEDLGEEKYFNFLKDFFRDIAPAIVQTQGEVYQYVGDEIVVSWKMKSGLKNGNALLCFYSMKQIIKFKKRRYQKKYGVKPEFKAGYHFGSVMVGEIGQIKREIAFSGDVLNTTARIVSLCNELGVDILASKEFANMAYKLPKGVSMQEVGKEKLRGKAEEMELVTYSRNGS